In a genomic window of Streptomyces sp. NBC_01231:
- a CDS encoding alcohol dehydrogenase catalytic domain-containing protein encodes MLAARLYGAKDLRIEEMPEPEPGPGEVKIRVTYAGICGTDVHEYFETPRATHVPNPLTGATLPQTLGHEFAGTVVTCGEGVDRVAPGARVCVRPIRTCGACPRCTSGLSHLCTALAAIGVTAPGGGLAQYVVVPADSVHRLPDGVPLEQGALVEPMAVALNAVERARAPRGGSALVTGAGAVGMGALFAFKAHGVEDVLMVEPSPSRRAAAERHGARVLDPGAVDVAEEVMAFTKGRGVDAAVECSGRADALNAAIRSLAAQAPVVMVALYSGPVAIDASVVRLAELALLGCEAYPDGVFERVIEHMASGHYPTDGWLDHIPLHDTLAGLHDVRDGRRLKVLVDIPGAGGG; translated from the coding sequence ATGCTGGCCGCCAGGCTGTACGGAGCCAAGGATCTGCGGATCGAGGAGATGCCCGAGCCCGAGCCGGGACCGGGCGAGGTGAAGATCCGCGTGACGTACGCGGGGATCTGCGGCACCGATGTGCACGAGTACTTCGAGACGCCGCGGGCCACGCATGTGCCCAACCCGCTCACCGGTGCCACCCTCCCGCAGACCCTGGGGCACGAGTTCGCCGGGACCGTGGTGACCTGCGGAGAAGGGGTCGACCGGGTCGCGCCCGGCGCCCGGGTATGCGTACGGCCGATCCGCACCTGCGGGGCGTGTCCGCGCTGCACGTCGGGGCTGTCCCACCTGTGCACGGCCCTGGCGGCGATCGGTGTGACCGCCCCGGGCGGCGGCCTCGCCCAGTACGTGGTTGTGCCGGCCGACTCGGTGCATCGGCTGCCCGACGGTGTCCCGCTGGAGCAGGGCGCCCTGGTGGAGCCGATGGCGGTGGCCCTGAACGCGGTGGAGCGGGCCCGCGCGCCCCGCGGTGGCAGCGCGCTGGTGACGGGCGCGGGCGCGGTCGGGATGGGCGCGTTGTTCGCGTTCAAGGCGCACGGTGTCGAGGACGTGCTGATGGTGGAGCCCTCGCCGTCACGCCGTGCGGCGGCCGAACGGCACGGGGCCCGGGTGCTCGACCCCGGCGCCGTCGACGTGGCCGAGGAGGTCATGGCCTTCACCAAGGGCCGTGGCGTGGACGCCGCCGTCGAATGCTCGGGCCGGGCCGATGCGCTGAACGCCGCGATCCGCTCGCTGGCCGCCCAGGCGCCGGTGGTGATGGTGGCCCTGTACTCCGGCCCGGTGGCCATCGACGCGTCCGTGGTGCGCCTGGCCGAGCTCGCCCTGCTCGGCTGTGAGGCCTACCCGGACGGGGTCTTCGAGCGGGTCATCGAGCACATGGCGAGCGGTCACTACCCGACGGACGGCTGGCTCGACCACATCCCCCTCCACGACACCCTCGCCGGGCTCCACGACGTCCGGGACGGGCGACGGCTCAAGGTCCTCGTGGACATTCCGGGCGCCGGCGGGGGTTGA
- a CDS encoding FAD-binding protein: MRTEDVDLLIIGAGMAGLTAGARAVRSGLSVAIVEIGADVGGSARFAGYAWTAPSHEVMDQHNPRGDRELKRALVDRFADGISWIRSVGVEAKDAQRVLSFGRGHQFDTNHYIDTCRRLIIEGGGELLLETDTERLVVERGAVVGADLRAADGTRSHVRARTTLIATGGFQGDPALRTAHVHPHADRMRLRSNSHSCGGGYRLATQAGAATGHEDAGFYGHLIPSGIPFADPADFVDMSLYYSEHALLLNLRGERFVDETLGDHLTAMALLDQPESRGLLIADARVFRDWIIGSYVEGAVAVDKFALASRRGGRIGLAEDLDELAYLPEEWGYHGETVRDAVRLFNEHASPGSALSPGRELDPLPLDEPPYYVMETVPALTFPFHGVRIDDQAHVLGEDGRPIPGLLAAGSDTGGLWHRAYAGGLAAALVFGLTAADTATQPTPRT; this comes from the coding sequence GTGCGCACAGAAGACGTGGATCTGCTGATCATCGGTGCGGGAATGGCGGGGCTGACCGCCGGCGCCCGCGCCGTCCGAAGCGGCCTGTCCGTCGCGATCGTCGAGATCGGCGCGGACGTCGGCGGCTCGGCACGCTTCGCCGGCTACGCGTGGACCGCCCCGAGCCACGAGGTCATGGACCAGCACAATCCGCGCGGAGACCGCGAGTTGAAGCGCGCACTGGTGGACCGGTTCGCCGACGGCATCTCCTGGATCCGCTCCGTCGGCGTGGAGGCCAAGGACGCACAACGCGTTCTCAGCTTCGGCCGCGGGCACCAGTTCGACACCAACCACTACATCGACACCTGCCGGCGACTGATCATCGAAGGCGGCGGCGAACTGCTGCTGGAGACCGACACCGAACGACTGGTGGTGGAGCGGGGAGCCGTGGTCGGAGCCGACCTGAGAGCGGCCGACGGCACACGCAGCCATGTGCGCGCCCGCACCACGCTCATCGCGACCGGCGGCTTCCAGGGCGACCCCGCCCTCCGCACGGCGCACGTGCACCCCCACGCCGACCGGATGCGGCTCCGTTCCAACTCGCACAGTTGCGGCGGCGGTTACCGTCTGGCGACCCAGGCCGGGGCGGCGACCGGTCACGAGGACGCCGGTTTCTACGGCCACCTCATTCCCAGCGGCATCCCGTTCGCCGACCCGGCGGACTTCGTCGACATGTCGCTCTACTACAGCGAGCACGCCCTGCTCCTCAATCTGCGGGGCGAGCGGTTCGTCGACGAGACGCTGGGCGACCACCTCACGGCCATGGCGCTGCTCGACCAGCCCGAAAGCCGCGGCCTCCTGATCGCCGACGCCCGCGTCTTCCGCGACTGGATCATCGGCTCGTACGTCGAGGGTGCCGTCGCCGTCGACAAGTTCGCCCTCGCGAGCAGGCGAGGGGGCCGTATCGGGCTCGCCGAAGACCTCGACGAACTGGCCTACCTGCCCGAGGAATGGGGCTACCACGGTGAGACCGTCCGCGACGCCGTCAGGCTGTTCAACGAGCACGCCTCGCCAGGATCGGCGCTCTCGCCCGGCCGGGAGCTGGACCCCCTGCCGCTGGACGAACCGCCGTACTACGTCATGGAGACGGTGCCCGCCCTCACCTTTCCGTTCCACGGCGTGCGCATCGACGACCAGGCTCACGTGCTCGGCGAAGACGGCCGGCCGATCCCGGGACTCCTCGCCGCCGGATCGGACACCGGCGGCCTGTGGCACCGCGCGTACGCGGGCGGCCTCGCCGCCGCCCTCGTCTTCGGCCTCACGGCCGCGGACACCGCCACCCAACCGACCCCGCGCACTTGA
- a CDS encoding acyl-CoA/acyl-ACP dehydrogenase — MHHRHPDIDPQLLSETEEQRELRTVLRDFFTEESGPEDVRKHLSSPRGHDETLWARLADEIGVHGLAIPEEFGGSGFTFAELAVALEESGRALYCAPLLPTLVLAAHALLNSGDQQACARYLPRIADGTLTATVAGFDEAEPGVGAERSGPGWVLRGAAEFVLDGAGADLIVVRARTPEGTRLFACEPAEDTCPRTPRRVLDETRRQALVEFRGAPATPVGESGEVTAALDAGRAALAAEQVGGSGHALAATVQFVAQREQFGRPIGSFQAVKHRLADVLVALEAARSASAYATACVSLASPQLPVAASAAAAVCSETYRLATAEYVQLHGGIGFTWEHPAHLYVRRARSSEVLFGTADHHRTRLAELVGLTTRPAA; from the coding sequence ATGCACCACCGCCATCCCGACATCGACCCCCAGCTGCTGTCCGAGACCGAGGAACAGCGGGAACTGCGCACGGTCCTGCGGGACTTCTTCACGGAGGAGAGTGGTCCCGAGGACGTCCGCAAGCACCTGTCCTCCCCGCGCGGACACGACGAGACGCTGTGGGCGCGGCTCGCGGACGAGATCGGGGTGCATGGCCTGGCGATTCCCGAGGAGTTCGGCGGGTCCGGCTTCACCTTCGCCGAACTGGCCGTGGCACTGGAGGAATCAGGGCGTGCGCTGTACTGCGCGCCACTGCTCCCCACGCTGGTCCTCGCCGCGCACGCCCTGCTGAACAGCGGGGACCAGCAGGCGTGCGCGCGCTATCTGCCGCGGATCGCGGACGGCACGCTCACCGCCACGGTGGCCGGGTTCGACGAGGCCGAGCCCGGCGTCGGCGCCGAGCGGAGCGGGCCGGGGTGGGTACTGCGCGGGGCGGCCGAGTTCGTACTGGACGGAGCCGGCGCGGATCTGATCGTGGTCCGGGCCCGAACCCCCGAGGGCACCCGGCTGTTCGCCTGCGAGCCGGCCGAGGACACCTGCCCGCGGACACCTCGCCGTGTCCTGGACGAGACGCGCCGCCAGGCGCTGGTGGAGTTCCGTGGCGCACCGGCCACACCCGTGGGCGAGTCCGGTGAGGTGACGGCGGCACTCGACGCCGGGCGGGCCGCGCTCGCCGCCGAGCAGGTCGGCGGCAGCGGCCACGCGCTGGCCGCCACCGTTCAATTCGTCGCCCAGCGCGAGCAGTTCGGGCGCCCCATCGGCTCCTTCCAGGCGGTCAAGCACCGGCTGGCCGACGTGCTGGTCGCCCTGGAGGCAGCACGCTCGGCATCCGCGTACGCGACCGCCTGCGTGTCCCTCGCGTCACCGCAACTGCCGGTGGCCGCGAGCGCCGCCGCCGCGGTCTGCTCCGAGACCTACCGCCTGGCCACGGCCGAATACGTCCAGCTGCACGGCGGGATCGGCTTCACCTGGGAGCACCCGGCTCACCTCTACGTGCGCCGGGCACGCAGCAGTGAGGTGCTGTTCGGCACCGCGGACCACCACCGCACCCGGCTCGCCGAACTCGTCGGCCTCACCACGCGGCCCGCGGCCTGA
- a CDS encoding FAD-dependent oxidoreductase, with amino-acid sequence MSPSTDLALVTPFTLGDLTLRNRLVATAHATAAVADGAPTDTDAAYWRRLARGGAGMVITGGTAVAPESTLPQRYLTEAWRPEIKDAVRRRAEAITDGGAIAIAQLVHLGRETLGAGTYYPPVSAAAVRSPREATAPHPLSTEEVRRVVDAFRVSAANSVQAGFHGVELHAGHGYLLAQFLSRVNNTRDDEYGDRIALLAQVIDAIRTEIGRLPIGVRVSVEPGDHSGLGLDDLTELLPRLYDASPFAYANVTTGVRNTYVPGMATTSPPLLESVARLRTAVAVPLLISQGFRSVADIERALDSGADLVGMARPFMADPDFARKMIAGDERSVRPCTGCNEGCRTFEPTGSCSVNPDLGPPGATSRPAVPLLLTRRASRTGPVAVLGAGPAGMECAMALARTGTEVVVYDSAREAGGQARLAALAAHRSGWQKLVAYQREQLADLGVRVLLGTSVTSAELAEYSQLVLATGAAETVVPVPGELRTLTSTDFLDQYTDFVPRAPRVAVLDDGFGWWQGISAVESALAAGAREVTVVTPGTGFATGLSPENRTQLMNRLTGAPLRIAAMNTVTATTAGELRLRNVMDGHETRLAADILVTVGERRPRRPDFTAADGQTVRAIGDCVVPRRIAHALAEGRAAAEAIASKAP; translated from the coding sequence ATGTCGCCCAGCACCGACCTCGCCCTCGTCACGCCGTTCACCCTCGGTGATCTCACCCTCCGCAACCGCCTGGTCGCCACCGCCCACGCCACCGCCGCCGTCGCCGACGGCGCCCCCACCGACACCGACGCGGCCTACTGGCGCCGCCTGGCCCGGGGCGGCGCCGGGATGGTGATCACCGGAGGCACCGCCGTGGCCCCCGAGTCGACCCTGCCGCAGCGCTACCTGACGGAGGCCTGGCGCCCCGAGATCAAGGACGCCGTGCGCCGCCGGGCCGAGGCCATCACCGACGGCGGCGCCATCGCCATCGCCCAGCTCGTCCACCTCGGTCGCGAGACCCTCGGCGCGGGCACCTACTACCCCCCGGTCTCCGCCGCCGCCGTCCGTTCCCCCCGTGAGGCGACCGCGCCCCACCCGCTGAGCACGGAGGAAGTGCGCCGAGTCGTCGATGCCTTCCGCGTCTCGGCGGCGAACAGTGTGCAGGCCGGCTTCCACGGCGTCGAACTGCACGCCGGCCACGGCTACCTGCTCGCCCAGTTCCTCTCCCGCGTCAACAACACCCGCGACGACGAGTACGGCGACCGAATCGCCCTGCTCGCCCAGGTGATCGACGCCATCCGCACCGAGATCGGCCGACTCCCCATCGGCGTACGGGTGTCGGTGGAACCCGGCGACCATTCCGGGCTCGGTCTGGACGACCTGACCGAGCTGCTTCCGCGCCTGTACGACGCATCGCCCTTCGCCTACGCCAACGTCACCACCGGCGTCCGCAACACCTACGTCCCCGGCATGGCCACCACCAGCCCGCCCCTGCTGGAGTCGGTGGCCCGGCTGCGTACGGCGGTGGCGGTGCCGTTGCTGATCAGCCAGGGGTTCCGGTCGGTGGCCGACATCGAGCGGGCCCTGGACTCGGGGGCCGACCTCGTGGGCATGGCACGGCCCTTCATGGCGGACCCGGACTTCGCCCGCAAGATGATCGCGGGCGACGAGCGCTCCGTACGCCCCTGCACGGGCTGCAACGAGGGCTGCCGGACCTTCGAGCCCACCGGATCCTGCTCGGTGAACCCGGACCTCGGCCCGCCGGGAGCCACGTCCCGCCCGGCCGTACCGCTGTTGCTGACCCGGCGCGCATCCCGCACCGGACCTGTCGCCGTCCTCGGCGCGGGCCCCGCGGGCATGGAGTGCGCCATGGCCCTCGCCCGTACCGGCACCGAGGTCGTCGTCTACGACAGCGCCCGGGAGGCCGGCGGCCAGGCGCGTCTCGCCGCACTCGCCGCGCACCGCTCCGGCTGGCAGAAGCTCGTCGCATACCAGCGCGAACAGCTCGCCGACCTCGGCGTGCGCGTGCTGCTCGGTACGTCCGTGACGTCCGCCGAACTGGCCGAGTACTCCCAGCTCGTGCTCGCCACCGGCGCCGCGGAGACGGTCGTCCCCGTGCCGGGGGAGCTGCGCACGCTCACCAGCACGGACTTCCTCGACCAGTACACCGACTTCGTGCCGCGTGCGCCCAGGGTGGCCGTCCTGGATGACGGCTTCGGCTGGTGGCAGGGCATCAGCGCCGTCGAGAGCGCGCTGGCAGCGGGGGCTCGCGAGGTCACGGTCGTCACCCCCGGCACCGGGTTCGCGACGGGCCTGTCACCGGAGAACCGCACCCAGCTGATGAACCGCCTCACCGGCGCGCCGCTCCGCATCGCCGCGATGAACACCGTGACGGCCACGACGGCCGGTGAACTGCGCCTGCGCAACGTCATGGACGGCCACGAGACGCGCCTCGCCGCCGACATCCTGGTGACCGTCGGCGAACGCCGCCCGAGACGCCCGGACTTCACCGCGGCCGACGGCCAGACCGTCCGTGCGATCGGCGACTGTGTCGTACCGCGCCGCATCGCGCACGCCCTCGCGGAGGGGCGTGCGGCTGCGGAGGCGATCGCGTCGAAGGCACCGTGA
- a CDS encoding aldehyde dehydrogenase: MTTIDHKAFFIDGAWRAASGTDRFDVISPRSEQRIGSVPAASKEDIDAAVAAARRAFDEGEWPRLTPAERAGYLSRLADGIERRQTELAELITEELGCTLFLSQVYQAVSPVMSFNYAAEIGRSLRTAEVRISDLSSLAGKSAGGSIIPMAGASLVVKEPVGVVASFPAYNFALPAIGQKAGPAMVAGCTVIVKVTEPNPLAIFVIGEICEEIGLPPGVLNIVAARAPESEYLVRHPGVDMVSFTGSAEVGAKIAAACGELVRPCVLELGGKSAAIVLEDAKLEDVLPTLVGATAGTNAGQSCVALSRLLVPESQYRAYAEALADGFASLKVGDPMEADTVVGPLVTSRQRERVEYFVDVARKEGATIAYGGRRPSHLERGWYYEPTLVTDAHNQMRVSREEIFGPVASLIPHRGEDDAIRIANDSDLGLAGSVFTADTAHGFEVARRVRTGTFSVNTFAADLGSPFGGFKKSGIGREHGPYAVEEYLQTKTISIDPSQELPESVTRNVPHGTGPGTRGPAN; this comes from the coding sequence ATGACAACGATCGATCACAAGGCCTTCTTCATCGACGGGGCGTGGAGAGCGGCCTCGGGCACGGACCGCTTCGACGTGATCTCCCCGAGGTCGGAGCAGCGCATCGGGAGCGTCCCGGCCGCATCGAAGGAGGACATCGACGCCGCGGTCGCCGCGGCGCGGCGCGCGTTCGACGAAGGGGAGTGGCCCCGGCTCACCCCCGCGGAGCGAGCGGGCTATCTCTCGCGTCTGGCCGACGGCATCGAGAGGCGGCAGACCGAGCTCGCCGAGCTGATCACCGAAGAACTCGGCTGCACGCTGTTCCTGTCGCAGGTCTACCAGGCGGTGTCGCCCGTCATGAGCTTCAACTACGCCGCCGAGATCGGCCGAAGCCTGCGGACCGCCGAGGTGCGCATCAGCGACCTCTCCTCGCTCGCGGGCAAGTCGGCGGGAGGCAGCATCATCCCCATGGCGGGCGCCAGCCTGGTCGTCAAGGAACCCGTCGGCGTGGTCGCCAGCTTCCCGGCGTACAACTTCGCGCTCCCGGCGATCGGCCAGAAGGCCGGGCCGGCGATGGTCGCGGGCTGCACCGTCATCGTCAAGGTCACCGAACCCAACCCGCTGGCGATCTTCGTGATCGGTGAGATCTGTGAGGAGATCGGCCTGCCGCCCGGTGTCCTGAACATCGTCGCGGCGCGCGCCCCGGAGTCCGAGTACCTGGTGCGCCACCCCGGTGTGGACATGGTCAGCTTCACCGGCTCGGCCGAGGTCGGCGCCAAGATCGCCGCGGCCTGCGGAGAACTCGTCCGACCGTGCGTGCTGGAGCTCGGCGGCAAGTCCGCGGCCATCGTCCTCGAGGACGCGAAACTCGAGGACGTGCTGCCCACCCTCGTCGGGGCCACCGCCGGCACCAACGCGGGCCAGAGCTGTGTCGCCCTGTCGCGCCTCCTGGTCCCGGAGTCCCAGTACCGCGCCTATGCGGAGGCCCTGGCCGACGGCTTCGCGTCGCTCAAGGTCGGCGACCCCATGGAAGCCGACACCGTGGTCGGACCGCTGGTCACCTCGCGCCAGCGGGAACGCGTCGAGTACTTCGTGGATGTGGCGCGCAAGGAGGGCGCGACGATCGCCTACGGTGGCCGCCGCCCGTCGCACCTGGAGCGAGGCTGGTACTACGAGCCGACACTCGTCACCGACGCCCACAACCAGATGAGGGTCTCCAGGGAGGAGATCTTCGGACCCGTCGCCTCGCTCATCCCGCATCGCGGTGAGGACGACGCCATCCGTATCGCCAACGACAGTGACCTGGGACTGGCGGGCTCCGTGTTCACGGCGGACACGGCACACGGCTTCGAGGTCGCCCGACGCGTGCGCACCGGGACGTTCTCGGTCAACACGTTCGCAGCCGACCTGGGCTCGCCGTTCGGCGGATTCAAGAAGTCGGGGATCGGTCGCGAGCACGGTCCCTACGCCGTGGAGGAGTACCTCCAGACGAAGACGATCTCGATCGACCCGAGCCAAGAGCTTCCCGAGTCGGTCACCAGGAACGTTCCGCACGGAACCGGACCCGGGACGCGCGGCCCCGCCAACTGA
- a CDS encoding ATP-binding cassette domain-containing protein, translated as MSFVSRSSNSLVSRSTLSLVSRSTLAKALLGPLAAALLLVVLNTGAIPPYQAYSVGLAAVYTILVLSVNLLAGWAGIWSIAHPAFFALGAYFAAYGSTHGWSLELVLLGATVCAAGFGAFLGAAGARFSMLYVALLTLAFTMVSLEVMGQWTGVTGGDQGIPMEKLHSALGLGTLASAGTQAQYLAVGAAGIALAVGAVARPSALRMRLVAAKSHPMAARSIGIAPEAQSALAFAVSAVFAALAGVLLALVVGFVSPDPFSLALAIALISACVLGGAGTLLGAVVGGAYLTWAPTVAESAGVAQPILQGVVLITALLFLPGGVVLFLGRTARRLLRRPSARPATPVEPSEQSPQRVPAPAATADEVLRLEDIAVTFGGLKALEGASLSVRAGETLAIIGPNGAGKTTLLNVLSGLVGGGRVAGGAHYAGRPLLKSRATARRRLGIGRTFQHAETFPELTVLENVLCTRRRITAHDRDRAAELLDRFGLAHVADRYPAELPFGLHKRLDLARALAEEPGLLILDEPFGGLDATERTLLTRQIVRQQEHGTAVVIIDHVLDDLFAVAHRVVAFDFGRPIGEGDPGDILDDPRVRSSYLGEGGTRDELPARDGTESPAVHLDAVGHAYGGVTALREVGLTVPRGSVLGVVGANGAGKSTLGRILHGTLPPTRGRRNAGGDLRTALVPEGRALFKTLSLRENLEVAAYAAGIRGAELRARLAETTQWLPPRLRERMGIPAAGLSGGEQQVLAIARALMAQPDLLIVDEPALGLSPAMADEVYARIGRLAREGMTIVLLEQSLGRAASACHEVVVLHEGGIAVRGEPADPTFLARAEQAYFDGEDDAAVPVPQG; from the coding sequence ATGTCCTTCGTCAGTCGTTCCAGCAACTCCCTCGTCAGCCGTTCCACCCTCTCGCTCGTCAGTCGCTCCACCCTCGCCAAGGCGCTGCTCGGGCCGCTCGCCGCGGCACTGCTCCTCGTCGTGCTGAACACCGGGGCCATCCCGCCCTACCAGGCGTATTCCGTGGGTCTCGCGGCCGTCTACACGATCCTCGTCCTCTCGGTCAATCTGCTCGCCGGATGGGCCGGCATCTGGTCGATCGCCCACCCCGCGTTCTTCGCCCTGGGCGCCTACTTCGCGGCGTACGGCAGCACACACGGCTGGTCGCTGGAGCTCGTGCTGCTCGGCGCGACCGTGTGCGCCGCGGGTTTCGGGGCGTTCCTGGGGGCCGCGGGGGCCCGCTTCTCGATGCTGTACGTCGCGCTGCTCACGCTCGCGTTCACCATGGTGTCGCTGGAGGTCATGGGCCAGTGGACCGGAGTGACCGGCGGCGACCAGGGCATCCCGATGGAGAAACTGCACAGTGCCCTGGGTCTGGGCACGCTGGCCAGCGCCGGCACCCAGGCGCAGTACCTCGCGGTGGGCGCGGCTGGGATCGCGCTCGCCGTGGGCGCGGTGGCCCGGCCCAGCGCCCTGCGGATGCGGCTGGTCGCCGCCAAGTCCCATCCGATGGCCGCCCGTTCGATCGGGATCGCCCCCGAGGCCCAGTCGGCGCTGGCCTTCGCGGTCAGTGCCGTGTTCGCGGCACTGGCGGGGGTGCTGCTCGCCCTGGTTGTCGGATTCGTCAGCCCCGACCCGTTCTCCCTGGCACTGGCGATCGCGCTCATCTCCGCGTGCGTGCTCGGCGGCGCGGGCACGCTGCTGGGCGCGGTCGTCGGCGGCGCGTACCTGACCTGGGCCCCTACGGTGGCCGAAAGCGCGGGAGTGGCGCAGCCGATCCTTCAGGGGGTCGTCCTCATCACCGCGTTGCTGTTCCTGCCGGGCGGAGTGGTGCTCTTCCTCGGACGGACGGCGCGTCGGCTGCTGCGACGTCCGTCCGCGCGCCCCGCGACACCGGTGGAGCCGTCGGAGCAGTCCCCGCAACGTGTGCCGGCACCGGCGGCAACCGCGGACGAAGTGCTGCGCCTTGAGGACATCGCGGTCACCTTCGGCGGGCTCAAGGCGCTCGAGGGCGCGTCCTTGTCCGTGCGGGCAGGCGAGACCCTCGCCATCATCGGGCCCAACGGCGCCGGAAAGACGACCCTGTTGAACGTCCTGTCCGGACTCGTCGGGGGCGGACGGGTGGCGGGCGGCGCCCACTACGCGGGCAGGCCCCTGCTGAAGAGCCGTGCCACCGCTCGCCGCCGGCTCGGCATCGGGCGTACCTTCCAACACGCCGAGACGTTCCCCGAGCTGACCGTCCTGGAGAACGTGCTCTGCACCCGTCGCCGTATCACCGCGCACGACCGGGACAGGGCCGCCGAACTCCTGGACCGCTTCGGTCTCGCGCACGTCGCGGACCGCTACCCGGCCGAGCTGCCGTTCGGCCTGCACAAGCGCCTCGACCTCGCCCGGGCACTCGCCGAGGAACCCGGCCTGCTCATCCTGGACGAGCCGTTCGGCGGCCTCGACGCCACCGAACGCACGCTGCTGACGCGGCAGATCGTGCGGCAACAGGAACACGGCACAGCGGTCGTGATCATCGACCACGTCCTCGACGACCTGTTCGCCGTGGCCCATCGGGTGGTCGCCTTCGACTTCGGCCGGCCGATCGGCGAGGGCGACCCCGGCGACATCCTGGACGACCCCCGAGTGCGCTCCTCCTACCTCGGCGAGGGAGGCACACGGGACGAACTCCCCGCCCGCGACGGCACCGAGAGCCCCGCCGTGCACCTCGACGCAGTGGGCCACGCCTACGGCGGGGTCACCGCGCTGCGCGAGGTCGGCCTCACCGTTCCCCGGGGCAGCGTGCTCGGAGTCGTCGGCGCCAACGGCGCGGGCAAGAGCACCCTGGGCCGGATCCTGCACGGCACCCTCCCGCCCACCCGGGGCCGGCGCAACGCCGGAGGCGACCTGCGCACCGCGCTGGTGCCTGAGGGTCGCGCCCTGTTCAAGACGCTGTCCCTGCGCGAGAACCTGGAGGTCGCCGCCTACGCCGCCGGCATCCGAGGGGCCGAGCTGCGAGCGCGGCTCGCGGAGACCACGCAGTGGCTGCCACCGCGACTGCGTGAGCGCATGGGGATCCCTGCCGCCGGGCTCTCCGGAGGCGAGCAGCAGGTCCTGGCGATCGCCCGGGCCCTGATGGCACAGCCGGACCTGCTGATCGTCGACGAACCGGCGCTCGGGCTGTCCCCCGCGATGGCCGACGAGGTGTACGCCCGTATCGGCCGACTCGCCCGCGAGGGCATGACGATCGTCCTGCTGGAGCAGTCCCTCGGCCGTGCCGCGTCCGCCTGCCACGAGGTGGTCGTGCTGCACGAGGGAGGCATCGCGGTCCGTGGCGAACCCGCCGACCCGACCTTCCTCGCCCGCGCCGAACAGGCCTACTTCGACGGGGAGGACGATGCCGCCGTACCGGTCCCTCAGGGCTGA
- a CDS encoding OB-fold domain-containing protein: MTTDPRSPATALQGSRCSGCSVSVYPADDACPRCGGPADPAALSGAGTLWTWTVQRYAPKSPPYQAPPGGFVPFALGYVELPDGVRVAAVLDVDDLEEVRIGMPLTVTASEGVPRARPTTGHKGSS; this comes from the coding sequence ATGACCACGGATCCGCGCAGTCCGGCGACCGCACTCCAGGGCTCACGCTGCTCCGGCTGCTCGGTGTCGGTCTACCCCGCGGACGACGCGTGTCCGCGCTGCGGAGGGCCGGCCGACCCGGCGGCCCTGTCCGGCGCGGGCACCCTGTGGACCTGGACGGTGCAGCGCTACGCACCCAAGTCACCGCCGTACCAGGCCCCACCGGGCGGCTTCGTACCGTTCGCGCTCGGCTACGTAGAACTGCCGGACGGCGTACGGGTGGCCGCCGTCCTCGATGTCGACGACCTCGAGGAGGTCCGCATCGGCATGCCCCTCACGGTGACCGCGAGCGAAGGGGTTCCGCGGGCCCGCCCCACCACCGGCCACAAGGGGAGCTCATGA
- a CDS encoding enoyl-CoA hydratase/isomerase family protein: MAVEDEIQFERDGHVARVWLNRPWKKNCVTVPILDRLDEIITEVDEDPELRVLVFRGRGGTFCSGFDLDSLKADFVGKSTAIEVAVKSAKVCDRLYSMKTPSVAVLEGYVTAGGFEIMISCDFAISVDDAKIGDFHIRRSLFGGAGPIYRVPRMIGIRKTKELMLTGKLLSGIEAAEFGLINKSAPADKLDETVEDFIGDLTDKSPFTMWLTKMTIDRSLDADTQSLMVMEHLAVGVALNSEDASEGVSAFLEKREPKWQGR; encoded by the coding sequence ATGGCAGTGGAAGACGAAATCCAGTTCGAGCGTGACGGTCATGTCGCCCGCGTCTGGCTGAACCGACCGTGGAAGAAGAACTGCGTCACGGTGCCGATCCTGGACCGGCTCGACGAGATCATCACCGAGGTCGACGAGGACCCCGAGCTGCGAGTCCTGGTGTTCCGCGGTCGTGGGGGCACGTTCTGCTCGGGGTTCGACCTCGACAGCCTCAAGGCGGACTTCGTCGGCAAGTCGACCGCCATCGAGGTCGCGGTGAAGTCCGCGAAGGTGTGCGACCGCCTCTACTCGATGAAGACCCCCTCCGTCGCGGTCCTGGAGGGCTACGTCACCGCGGGCGGCTTCGAGATCATGATCTCCTGCGACTTCGCCATCTCCGTGGACGACGCCAAGATCGGCGACTTCCACATCCGCCGCTCGCTGTTCGGCGGCGCGGGCCCGATCTACCGCGTGCCGCGCATGATCGGCATCCGCAAGACCAAGGAGCTGATGCTCACCGGCAAGCTCCTGTCCGGCATCGAGGCCGCCGAGTTCGGCCTGATCAACAAGTCCGCCCCGGCCGACAAACTGGACGAGACGGTCGAGGACTTCATCGGTGACCTCACCGACAAGAGCCCGTTCACGATGTGGCTCACCAAGATGACCATCGACCGCAGCCTGGACGCCGACACCCAGTCGCTGATGGTGATGGAGCACCTCGCCGTGGGCGTGGCGCTCAACTCCGAGGACGCCAGTGAGGGTGTCTCGGCGTTCCTGGAGAAGCGCGAGCCCAAGTGGCAGGGGCGCTGA